A region from the Biomphalaria glabrata chromosome 14, xgBioGlab47.1, whole genome shotgun sequence genome encodes:
- the LOC106053941 gene encoding uncharacterized protein LOC106053941 isoform X4, translating into MDQTDLADFSSPGDENQDTGDHETQESEGGEADLHKYLVGCKKNPGHSQFIPVDTFSLKHLPEGLQDNDLYEYIKVIADLTVRVDVKMSSPDRPKFWPKTTQPYPFSNMSERRNLRTGSGRVRDVNKFQDGVTQDRGYRLSAYTKCWCRKCEGSNSPSNVWWEFYVYTATHVVFDAIEANHTTLRLFYDKEDSPVFSVNKVSVLGVNIEHDRCELNCVTCDKNVGNKLMEMWKHFENVRWKVWNKYSASRSKHRLTFIVSHPHGCSKQVSVGQWKDRLEVDGRSKLTYTTCTCPGSSGAYVHCLGYSDPWTWSELVHSGSLKSGLNYSGVGRFL; encoded by the exons ATG GATCAGACTGACCTAGCAGACTTCTCCAGTCCTGGGGATGAGAATCAAGATACAG GTGATCATGAAACTCAGGAGTCAGAAGGTGGAGAAGCTGATCTACACAAATATCTTGTGGGCTGTAAGAAGAATCCAGGTCATAGCCAGTTTATACCTGTTGATACATTCTCCTTGAAACATTTACCTGAAGGTCTTCAAGACAATGATTTGTATGAATACATCAAAGTTATAGCTGACCTCACAGTTAGAGTTGATGTGAAAATGTCAAGTCCAGACAGACCAAAGTTTTGGCCAAAGACAACTCAACCATATCCATTTTCTAACATGAGTGAGAGAAGAAACTTGAGGACAGGAAGTGGAAGAGTGAGGGATGTAAACAAGTTTCAAGATGGAGTCACACAAGATAGAGGTTATAGACTTAGTGCCTACACaaagtgttggtgtagaaaaTGTGAAGGTTCAAACTCACCCAGCAATGTGTGGTGGGAGTTTTATGTGTACACAGCCACACATGTGGTTTTTGATGCCATTGAGGCCAACCACACAACCTTGAGATTGTTTTATGATAAAGAGGACAGCCCAGTGTTCAGTGTTAATAAGGTCAGTGTTTTAGGTGTAAACATTGAGCATGACAGGTGTGAGTTGAACTGTGTGACATGTGATAAAAATGTAGGAAATAAACTGATGGAAATGTggaaacattttgaaaatgtcAGGTGGAAAGTCTGGAACAAATACTCTGCCTCTAGATCTAAACACAGGTTGACCTTTATAGTGTCACATCCTCATGGCTGTTCTAAACAGGTCAGTGTTGGTCAATGGAAGGACAGACTAGAGGTGGATGGTAGATCTAAGTTGACTTATACAACTTGTACATGTCCAGGAAGTAGTGGAGCATATGTCCACTGTCTGGGGTATAGTGACCCCTGGACTTGGTCTGAACTTGTCCACAGTGGAAGTCTCAAGTCTGGATTAAATTACAGTGGAGTTGGTCGTTTCTTgtga
- the LOC106053941 gene encoding uncharacterized protein LOC106053941 isoform X3, translating into MDQTDLADFSSPGDENQDTDSHHFISDQFKVQSDEVEGPLIGDHETQESEGGEADLHKYLVGCKKNPGHSQFIPVDTFSLKHLPEGLQDNDLYEYIKVIADLTVRVDVKMSSPDRPKFWPKTTQPYPFSNMSERRNLRTGSGRVRDVNKFQDGVTQDRGYRLSAYTKCWCRKCEGSNSPSNVWWEFYVYTATHVVFDAIEANHTTLRLFYDKEDSPVFSVNKVSVLGVNIEHDRCELNCVTCDKNVGNKLMEMWKHFENVRWKVWNKYSASRSKHRLTFIVSHPHGCSKQVSVGQWKDRLEVDGRSKLTYTTCTCPGSSGAYVHCLGYSDPWTWSELVHSGSLKSGLNYSGVGRFL; encoded by the exons ATG GATCAGACTGACCTAGCAGACTTCTCCAGTCCTGGGGATGAGAATCAAGATACAG ATTCTCATCATTTCATCAGTGACCAGTTCAAAGTCCAGTCAGATGAGGTTGAAGGTCCACTAATTG GTGATCATGAAACTCAGGAGTCAGAAGGTGGAGAAGCTGATCTACACAAATATCTTGTGGGCTGTAAGAAGAATCCAGGTCATAGCCAGTTTATACCTGTTGATACATTCTCCTTGAAACATTTACCTGAAGGTCTTCAAGACAATGATTTGTATGAATACATCAAAGTTATAGCTGACCTCACAGTTAGAGTTGATGTGAAAATGTCAAGTCCAGACAGACCAAAGTTTTGGCCAAAGACAACTCAACCATATCCATTTTCTAACATGAGTGAGAGAAGAAACTTGAGGACAGGAAGTGGAAGAGTGAGGGATGTAAACAAGTTTCAAGATGGAGTCACACAAGATAGAGGTTATAGACTTAGTGCCTACACaaagtgttggtgtagaaaaTGTGAAGGTTCAAACTCACCCAGCAATGTGTGGTGGGAGTTTTATGTGTACACAGCCACACATGTGGTTTTTGATGCCATTGAGGCCAACCACACAACCTTGAGATTGTTTTATGATAAAGAGGACAGCCCAGTGTTCAGTGTTAATAAGGTCAGTGTTTTAGGTGTAAACATTGAGCATGACAGGTGTGAGTTGAACTGTGTGACATGTGATAAAAATGTAGGAAATAAACTGATGGAAATGTggaaacattttgaaaatgtcAGGTGGAAAGTCTGGAACAAATACTCTGCCTCTAGATCTAAACACAGGTTGACCTTTATAGTGTCACATCCTCATGGCTGTTCTAAACAGGTCAGTGTTGGTCAATGGAAGGACAGACTAGAGGTGGATGGTAGATCTAAGTTGACTTATACAACTTGTACATGTCCAGGAAGTAGTGGAGCATATGTCCACTGTCTGGGGTATAGTGACCCCTGGACTTGGTCTGAACTTGTCCACAGTGGAAGTCTCAAGTCTGGATTAAATTACAGTGGAGTTGGTCGTTTCTTgtga
- the LOC106053941 gene encoding uncharacterized protein LOC106053941 isoform X1, which yields MSCKRKTQTDRAVSKRHKTEKNSTDLCFPQDTCGLNGSEDQTDLADFSSPGDENQDTDSHHFISDQFKVQSDEVEGPLIGDHETQESEGGEADLHKYLVGCKKNPGHSQFIPVDTFSLKHLPEGLQDNDLYEYIKVIADLTVRVDVKMSSPDRPKFWPKTTQPYPFSNMSERRNLRTGSGRVRDVNKFQDGVTQDRGYRLSAYTKCWCRKCEGSNSPSNVWWEFYVYTATHVVFDAIEANHTTLRLFYDKEDSPVFSVNKVSVLGVNIEHDRCELNCVTCDKNVGNKLMEMWKHFENVRWKVWNKYSASRSKHRLTFIVSHPHGCSKQVSVGQWKDRLEVDGRSKLTYTTCTCPGSSGAYVHCLGYSDPWTWSELVHSGSLKSGLNYSGVGRFL from the exons ATGTCCTGCAAGAGAAAAACTCAAACTGATAGAGCAGTATCGAAAAGACACAAAACAGAAAAA AACAGTACAGACCTTTGTTTTCCTCAAGACACATGTGGACTAAATG GATCAGAGGATCAGACTGACCTAGCAGACTTCTCCAGTCCTGGGGATGAGAATCAAGATACAG ATTCTCATCATTTCATCAGTGACCAGTTCAAAGTCCAGTCAGATGAGGTTGAAGGTCCACTAATTG GTGATCATGAAACTCAGGAGTCAGAAGGTGGAGAAGCTGATCTACACAAATATCTTGTGGGCTGTAAGAAGAATCCAGGTCATAGCCAGTTTATACCTGTTGATACATTCTCCTTGAAACATTTACCTGAAGGTCTTCAAGACAATGATTTGTATGAATACATCAAAGTTATAGCTGACCTCACAGTTAGAGTTGATGTGAAAATGTCAAGTCCAGACAGACCAAAGTTTTGGCCAAAGACAACTCAACCATATCCATTTTCTAACATGAGTGAGAGAAGAAACTTGAGGACAGGAAGTGGAAGAGTGAGGGATGTAAACAAGTTTCAAGATGGAGTCACACAAGATAGAGGTTATAGACTTAGTGCCTACACaaagtgttggtgtagaaaaTGTGAAGGTTCAAACTCACCCAGCAATGTGTGGTGGGAGTTTTATGTGTACACAGCCACACATGTGGTTTTTGATGCCATTGAGGCCAACCACACAACCTTGAGATTGTTTTATGATAAAGAGGACAGCCCAGTGTTCAGTGTTAATAAGGTCAGTGTTTTAGGTGTAAACATTGAGCATGACAGGTGTGAGTTGAACTGTGTGACATGTGATAAAAATGTAGGAAATAAACTGATGGAAATGTggaaacattttgaaaatgtcAGGTGGAAAGTCTGGAACAAATACTCTGCCTCTAGATCTAAACACAGGTTGACCTTTATAGTGTCACATCCTCATGGCTGTTCTAAACAGGTCAGTGTTGGTCAATGGAAGGACAGACTAGAGGTGGATGGTAGATCTAAGTTGACTTATACAACTTGTACATGTCCAGGAAGTAGTGGAGCATATGTCCACTGTCTGGGGTATAGTGACCCCTGGACTTGGTCTGAACTTGTCCACAGTGGAAGTCTCAAGTCTGGATTAAATTACAGTGGAGTTGGTCGTTTCTTgtga
- the LOC106053941 gene encoding uncharacterized protein LOC106053941 isoform X2, translating into MSCKRKTQTDRAVSKRHKTEKNSTDLCFPQDTCGLNGSEDQTDLADFSSPGDENQDTGDHETQESEGGEADLHKYLVGCKKNPGHSQFIPVDTFSLKHLPEGLQDNDLYEYIKVIADLTVRVDVKMSSPDRPKFWPKTTQPYPFSNMSERRNLRTGSGRVRDVNKFQDGVTQDRGYRLSAYTKCWCRKCEGSNSPSNVWWEFYVYTATHVVFDAIEANHTTLRLFYDKEDSPVFSVNKVSVLGVNIEHDRCELNCVTCDKNVGNKLMEMWKHFENVRWKVWNKYSASRSKHRLTFIVSHPHGCSKQVSVGQWKDRLEVDGRSKLTYTTCTCPGSSGAYVHCLGYSDPWTWSELVHSGSLKSGLNYSGVGRFL; encoded by the exons ATGTCCTGCAAGAGAAAAACTCAAACTGATAGAGCAGTATCGAAAAGACACAAAACAGAAAAA AACAGTACAGACCTTTGTTTTCCTCAAGACACATGTGGACTAAATG GATCAGAGGATCAGACTGACCTAGCAGACTTCTCCAGTCCTGGGGATGAGAATCAAGATACAG GTGATCATGAAACTCAGGAGTCAGAAGGTGGAGAAGCTGATCTACACAAATATCTTGTGGGCTGTAAGAAGAATCCAGGTCATAGCCAGTTTATACCTGTTGATACATTCTCCTTGAAACATTTACCTGAAGGTCTTCAAGACAATGATTTGTATGAATACATCAAAGTTATAGCTGACCTCACAGTTAGAGTTGATGTGAAAATGTCAAGTCCAGACAGACCAAAGTTTTGGCCAAAGACAACTCAACCATATCCATTTTCTAACATGAGTGAGAGAAGAAACTTGAGGACAGGAAGTGGAAGAGTGAGGGATGTAAACAAGTTTCAAGATGGAGTCACACAAGATAGAGGTTATAGACTTAGTGCCTACACaaagtgttggtgtagaaaaTGTGAAGGTTCAAACTCACCCAGCAATGTGTGGTGGGAGTTTTATGTGTACACAGCCACACATGTGGTTTTTGATGCCATTGAGGCCAACCACACAACCTTGAGATTGTTTTATGATAAAGAGGACAGCCCAGTGTTCAGTGTTAATAAGGTCAGTGTTTTAGGTGTAAACATTGAGCATGACAGGTGTGAGTTGAACTGTGTGACATGTGATAAAAATGTAGGAAATAAACTGATGGAAATGTggaaacattttgaaaatgtcAGGTGGAAAGTCTGGAACAAATACTCTGCCTCTAGATCTAAACACAGGTTGACCTTTATAGTGTCACATCCTCATGGCTGTTCTAAACAGGTCAGTGTTGGTCAATGGAAGGACAGACTAGAGGTGGATGGTAGATCTAAGTTGACTTATACAACTTGTACATGTCCAGGAAGTAGTGGAGCATATGTCCACTGTCTGGGGTATAGTGACCCCTGGACTTGGTCTGAACTTGTCCACAGTGGAAGTCTCAAGTCTGGATTAAATTACAGTGGAGTTGGTCGTTTCTTgtga